The Parambassis ranga chromosome 19, fParRan2.1, whole genome shotgun sequence genome contains a region encoding:
- the eif2ak1 gene encoding eukaryotic translation initiation factor 2-alpha kinase 1 isoform X1: MKMYSSTSDKGVLRSEECSGSSSSSRSALLLHRNLKPIKEIEYSLLSLATDEDDEVQFDTSDSDNNREVLMAGRHYPSIKEFASAIPNHLLLGSLLEHLCFVYESNPARSRMLFKVIGQRLATMNLLSPLAISDEFSTVRLQHNRAFTELLNAASSSLYPQGQQHFGTNTHSPALRPKEGLFQAQTSRYLSEFEEVCRLGKGSYGNVFKVKNKLDGQYYAVKKILIKKVSKEDCMKVLREAKVLSSLQHVNVVGYHTAWMEHVQPAAIPESVLPALESPGQDDSSDESLDSNSSSIVFQSLSQAPTDAVSTAKEPPGDLQPFRAVVPAFEGQVVCPKTMRLIPENYVPCVFLGKGRPKQSSRCPAMGWDSSALLEEESSKSSIELNNNSCVDKDCQQRTDKRATKPSQEVQFHLMLYIQMQLCECSLKDWISERNNRPKEKQTSQCPYDCVDPEHSLSLLRHILEGVEYIHSRGIMHRDLKPRNIFLNGHDTYVRIGDFGLACRDIIVDGHKGTTSHGSDSAHTSGVGTFVYAAPEQLKGSHYNSKSDMYSIGVLTLELFQPFGTEMERVQTLGDLREGKIPDLFCHRWPVLSKYIIQLTSKEPSVRPTASQLLKSELFCSKDMVIHGLQRKVEEQEEEIMELRRRISQLQSSQVTVSFPELDNT; encoded by the exons atgaaaatgtacagttcaACATCTGACAAAGGAGTCCTGCGGTCGGAGGAATGttctggcagcagcagcagcagcaggagtgcCCTTTTGCTCCACCGTAACTTAAAACCCATCAAGGAAATAGAGTATAGCTTGTTAAGTTTGGCGACAGACGAAGACGATGAAGTCCAGTTTGACA CTTCGGACTCAGACAATAACCGTGAGGTGTTGATGGCAGGGAGGCATTACCCATCCATTAAAGAGTTTGCTTCAGCAATCCCCAACCACCTCCTCCTGGGATCTCTGTTGGAGCATCTATGTTTTGTCTACGAAAGCAACCCGGCACGCTCTCGTATGCTGTTCAAAG TTATTGGGCAGCGCCTAGCTACTATGAACCTCCTCTCACCTTTGGCCATAAGTGATGAATTCAGCACAGTCAGACTCCAACACAATCGAGCCTTCACTGAGCTGCTTAATGCTGCCAGCTCCTCGTTGTATCCACAG GGCCAGCAACACtttggcacaaacacacacagtcctgctcTAAG ACCTAAGGAGGGGCTGTTTCAAGCACAGACGTCCCGGTATCTTAGTGAATTTGAAGAAGTCTGTAGGCTTGGAAAAGGGTCATATGGAAATGTTTTCAAG GTTAAGAACAAACTAGATGGACAGTATTACGCTGTGAAGAAAATTCTCATCAAAAAAGTCTCAAAGGAGGACTGTATGAAG GTCCTTAGGGAAGCCAAAGTGTTGTCCAGCCTGCAGCATGTAAATGTTGTGGGCTATCACACTGCATGGATGGAACACGTCCAGCCTGCGGCAA TTCCTGAGTCTGTTCTCCCTGCACTGGAGTCCCCTGGACAAGACGACAG TTCTGATGAGAGCCTTGACAGCAATAGCTCCTCTATAGTTTTTCAAAGCCTTAGTCAAGCACCAACAGATGCTGTTTCAACTGCCAAAGAACCTCCAGGAGATCTCCAGCCCTTCAGAGCTGTAGTTCCAGCCTTCGAGGGCCAGGTGGTGTGTCCCAAGACAATGCGTCTCATCCCAGAGAACTATGTCCCTTGTGTGTTCCTGGGAAAGGGACGTCCTAAGCAGAGTTCCAGATGTCCTGCCATGGGTTGGGACAGTTCAGCACTGttagaggaggagagcagcaaGAGTAGCATCGAGCTGAACAACAACTCCTGCGTTGATAAGGATTGTCAGCAGCGGACTGACAAACGCGCCACAAAGCCTTCTCAAGAG GTGCAGTTCCACCTCATGCTCTACATCCAGatgcagctgtgtgagtgctcaCTAAAGGACTGGATCTCAGAGAGGAACAACCGgcccaaagaaaaacaaacctcCCAAT GTCCTTATGACTGTGTTGATCCTGAACACTCTCTCAGCCTGCTAAGACACATACTTGAAGGGGTGGAGTACATCCACTCCAGGGGAATCATGCACAGAGACCTAAAG CCAAGGAACATTTTCCTTAATGGTCATGACACCTATGTTCGTATTGGGGACTTTGGCTTGGCCTGCAGAGATATAATAGTGGATGGGCACAAAGGCACCACCTCTCATGGCAGTG ATTCTGCCCACACTTCAGGTGTTGGCACTTTTGTGTATGCTGCACCAGAACAACTAAAAGGATCCCATTATAATTCAAAG TcagacatgtacagtattgGAGTGCTGACACTTGAGTTATTCCAGCCCTTTGGGACGGAGATGGAAAGGGTCCAGACCCTTGGGGACCTGAGAGAAGGGAAAATCCCAGACTTATTTTGCCACAGATGGCCAGTTCTGTCTAAGTACATTATACAGCTGACAAGTAAAGAGCCCAGTGTTCGACCCACAGCCAGCCAGCTTCTAAAAAGTGAACTCTTCTGCAGTAAAGACATG GTGATCCACGGTTTGCAGAGAAAGGttgaagagcaggaggaagagatcaTGGAGCTGAGGAGAAGGATCAGTCAGCTTCAGAGTTCACAAGTCACAGTTAGTTTCCCTGAACTGGACAACACCTGA
- the eif2ak1 gene encoding eukaryotic translation initiation factor 2-alpha kinase 1 isoform X2, producing the protein MDLGEKNIVEMIAKVIEEASDSDNNREVLMAGRHYPSIKEFASAIPNHLLLGSLLEHLCFVYESNPARSRMLFKVIGQRLATMNLLSPLAISDEFSTVRLQHNRAFTELLNAASSSLYPQGQQHFGTNTHSPALRPKEGLFQAQTSRYLSEFEEVCRLGKGSYGNVFKVKNKLDGQYYAVKKILIKKVSKEDCMKVLREAKVLSSLQHVNVVGYHTAWMEHVQPAAIPESVLPALESPGQDDSSDESLDSNSSSIVFQSLSQAPTDAVSTAKEPPGDLQPFRAVVPAFEGQVVCPKTMRLIPENYVPCVFLGKGRPKQSSRCPAMGWDSSALLEEESSKSSIELNNNSCVDKDCQQRTDKRATKPSQEVQFHLMLYIQMQLCECSLKDWISERNNRPKEKQTSQCPYDCVDPEHSLSLLRHILEGVEYIHSRGIMHRDLKPRNIFLNGHDTYVRIGDFGLACRDIIVDGHKGTTSHGSDSAHTSGVGTFVYAAPEQLKGSHYNSKSDMYSIGVLTLELFQPFGTEMERVQTLGDLREGKIPDLFCHRWPVLSKYIIQLTSKEPSVRPTASQLLKSELFCSKDMVIHGLQRKVEEQEEEIMELRRRISQLQSSQVTVSFPELDNT; encoded by the exons ATGGACctaggagaaaaaaacattgttgaAATGATAGCAAAGGTTATTGAAGAAG CTTCGGACTCAGACAATAACCGTGAGGTGTTGATGGCAGGGAGGCATTACCCATCCATTAAAGAGTTTGCTTCAGCAATCCCCAACCACCTCCTCCTGGGATCTCTGTTGGAGCATCTATGTTTTGTCTACGAAAGCAACCCGGCACGCTCTCGTATGCTGTTCAAAG TTATTGGGCAGCGCCTAGCTACTATGAACCTCCTCTCACCTTTGGCCATAAGTGATGAATTCAGCACAGTCAGACTCCAACACAATCGAGCCTTCACTGAGCTGCTTAATGCTGCCAGCTCCTCGTTGTATCCACAG GGCCAGCAACACtttggcacaaacacacacagtcctgctcTAAG ACCTAAGGAGGGGCTGTTTCAAGCACAGACGTCCCGGTATCTTAGTGAATTTGAAGAAGTCTGTAGGCTTGGAAAAGGGTCATATGGAAATGTTTTCAAG GTTAAGAACAAACTAGATGGACAGTATTACGCTGTGAAGAAAATTCTCATCAAAAAAGTCTCAAAGGAGGACTGTATGAAG GTCCTTAGGGAAGCCAAAGTGTTGTCCAGCCTGCAGCATGTAAATGTTGTGGGCTATCACACTGCATGGATGGAACACGTCCAGCCTGCGGCAA TTCCTGAGTCTGTTCTCCCTGCACTGGAGTCCCCTGGACAAGACGACAG TTCTGATGAGAGCCTTGACAGCAATAGCTCCTCTATAGTTTTTCAAAGCCTTAGTCAAGCACCAACAGATGCTGTTTCAACTGCCAAAGAACCTCCAGGAGATCTCCAGCCCTTCAGAGCTGTAGTTCCAGCCTTCGAGGGCCAGGTGGTGTGTCCCAAGACAATGCGTCTCATCCCAGAGAACTATGTCCCTTGTGTGTTCCTGGGAAAGGGACGTCCTAAGCAGAGTTCCAGATGTCCTGCCATGGGTTGGGACAGTTCAGCACTGttagaggaggagagcagcaaGAGTAGCATCGAGCTGAACAACAACTCCTGCGTTGATAAGGATTGTCAGCAGCGGACTGACAAACGCGCCACAAAGCCTTCTCAAGAG GTGCAGTTCCACCTCATGCTCTACATCCAGatgcagctgtgtgagtgctcaCTAAAGGACTGGATCTCAGAGAGGAACAACCGgcccaaagaaaaacaaacctcCCAAT GTCCTTATGACTGTGTTGATCCTGAACACTCTCTCAGCCTGCTAAGACACATACTTGAAGGGGTGGAGTACATCCACTCCAGGGGAATCATGCACAGAGACCTAAAG CCAAGGAACATTTTCCTTAATGGTCATGACACCTATGTTCGTATTGGGGACTTTGGCTTGGCCTGCAGAGATATAATAGTGGATGGGCACAAAGGCACCACCTCTCATGGCAGTG ATTCTGCCCACACTTCAGGTGTTGGCACTTTTGTGTATGCTGCACCAGAACAACTAAAAGGATCCCATTATAATTCAAAG TcagacatgtacagtattgGAGTGCTGACACTTGAGTTATTCCAGCCCTTTGGGACGGAGATGGAAAGGGTCCAGACCCTTGGGGACCTGAGAGAAGGGAAAATCCCAGACTTATTTTGCCACAGATGGCCAGTTCTGTCTAAGTACATTATACAGCTGACAAGTAAAGAGCCCAGTGTTCGACCCACAGCCAGCCAGCTTCTAAAAAGTGAACTCTTCTGCAGTAAAGACATG GTGATCCACGGTTTGCAGAGAAAGGttgaagagcaggaggaagagatcaTGGAGCTGAGGAGAAGGATCAGTCAGCTTCAGAGTTCACAAGTCACAGTTAGTTTCCCTGAACTGGACAACACCTGA
- the LOC114451896 gene encoding LOW QUALITY PROTEIN: ankyrin repeat domain-containing protein 61-like (The sequence of the model RefSeq protein was modified relative to this genomic sequence to represent the inferred CDS: inserted 2 bases in 1 codon), giving the protein MRDHLGRTPLHLLITNWPRTISTKPDSRFHSAVVCMCQQAESCLRLLCEHGVNLKAKGLQYSGNTPLHFAAVAMITKTTKTTTDDINCITELLERGAEPNTVNKAEMTPXPACRMGNNDIVVLRLLYGANINKLTKTGENCLFLFLNHKPNVRNTSLLVKLLSLTSLFTVYNHNGHLPLTLGLPYFFKQRDQLLKLMQQPRRPQDICKSYIYLKHVQGKPEEPRKVLPERLYDFISFETDGEQDDVLSATPS; this is encoded by the exons ATGAG GGACCATCTTGGTCGGACTCCACTACACCTGCTGATTACTAATTGGCCGAGAACTATTAGTACAAAACCAGATTCCAGGTTCCACAGTGCGGTGGTCTGCATGTGCCAGCAGGCAGAGTCATGTTTACGGCTCCTGTGTGAGCACGGTGTTAACCTCAAAGCTAAG GGCTTGCAGTATTCTGGGAACACTCCTCTGCATTTTGCTGCTGTGGCGATGATTACAAAAACCACTAAAACGACCACAGATGACATTAACTGCATCACTGAGCTGCTTGAGCGTGGGGCTGAGCCCAACACAGTTAACAAGGCTGAAATGACACC ACCGGCCTGCCGCATGGGCAACAATGACATTGTTGTTCTGCGGCTGCTGTATGGAGCCAACATTAATAAGCTGACAAAAACTGGGGAGAactgtctgtttctgttcttGAACCACAAGCCTAATGTGAGGAACACCTCTCTGCTCGTAAAACTACTCAGTCTGACTTCCCTGTTCACAGTCTACAACCATAATGGTCATCTTCCCTTAACCTTGGGACTACCATATTTCTTTAAACAGAGAGACCAGCTACTAAAACTCATGCAGCAACCAAGGAGACCTCAGGATATTTGTAAAAGTTACATTTATCTGAAACATGTTCAAGGAAAACCAGAAGAACCAAGAAAGGTCCTGCCTGAGAGGCTATATGACTTCATCTCTTTTGAGACAGATGGTGAACAGGATGATGTTTTGAGTGCTACTCCAAGCTAA
- the pms2 gene encoding mismatch repair endonuclease PMS2, with product MSDACSSDPAGAIRAIDKHSVHQICSGQVVLTLATAVKELVENSIDAGATNIEVKLKESGAEQVEVSDNGKGVEEANFEGLTLKHHTSKLRDFSDLIHVETFGFRGEALSSLCALSGLSVITCHESSQVGTKLVFDHNGHLVQRTPHPRQQGTTVSLQQLFYTLPVRHKEFQRNIKKEYSKMIHVLQSYCVISTGVRITCSNQNGQGKRSTVLSTSGSQSMRDNIGAIFGPKQLQSLLPFQQVSPNENIIEEYGLKGADLPKQLFSITGFVSQGDHGVGRSATDRQFFFINSRPCDPLKVTKVVNEVYHMYNRHQYPFVALNITVASECVDVNVTPDKRQIFLQEEKLLLAILKTSLITMYEARVNKISLNNTPMLSTNATSTSGRCHISLPDEKKVEPGENIPSVVPSPNSSINLATLKAAFSNHYSLTARNKPGVEKPSSSGPAQKTLQTFFKDSVKLSSCNSSVKSHVKSTKELDKCTAVGKSVLDGFRYGRAHSDTDSEKDSAVASCALTKATPEDQHPDMEINCLEAMIDSSSVKNETSDCYTIPEDLELHNETYTSTEDSAVSPEAKRARKEKLHFPTEQKVLNTSSTVDTPVCLQRRTVPLTFSLEELAGKISRLQNQRKQMFSDELCYRRFRAKINPGENQSAEEELKKEISKEMFKEMEIIGQFNLGFIITKLHSDIFMIDQHATDEKYNFEMLQQHTMLQGQKLIVPQKLHLTAVSENVLIENIEIFRKNGFEFLIDEEAQVMERVKLVSLPTSKNWTFGPADIEELIFMLSDSPGVMCRPSRVRQMFASRACRKSVMIGTALSVSEMKKLVAHMGEIEHPWNCPHGRPTMRHLANLDIISKD from the exons ATGTCTGATGCTTG CAGCTCTGATCCAGCTGGAGCCATCAGGGCTATTGATAAGCACTCAGTGCATCAGATCTGCTCAGGACAAGTGGTGCTGACTTTGGCCACTGCTGTCAAAGAGCTGGTGGAGAACAGCATTGATGCAGGAGCCACCAACATTG AGGTCAAACTGAAGGAGAGTGGAGCTGAGCAAGTAGAAGTGTCAGACAATGGAAAAGGTGTAGAGGAGGCCAACTTTGAAGGACTAA CACTGAAGCATCATACATCAAAGCTAAGAGATTTCTCCGATCTAATCCATGTGGAAACATTTGGCTTCAGGGGTGAAGCCCTCAGCTCTTTATGTGCTCTGAG TGGCCTCAGTGTGATTACATGCCATGAATCCAGCCAGGTGGGCACCAAGTTAGTGTTTGACCACAACGGGCACCTTGTACAGCGGACACCTCATCCCAGGCAGCAAGGCACCACAgtcagcctgcagcagctgttttacACCCTGCCTGTTCGACACAAGGAGTTCCAGCGAAATATTAAGAAG gagTATTCCAAAATGATACATGTCCTGCAATCCTACTGTGTCATCTCTACAGGGGTGCGTATTACCTGTTCTAACCAAAATGGGCAGGGAAAACGCAGCACAGTCCTCAGTACAAGTGGCAGCCAGAGTATGAGAGACAATATTGGGGCCATATTTGGACCAAAGCAG CTCCAGTCCCTTCTACCTTTCCAGCAAGTGTCTCCTAATGAAAATATTATTGAAGAATATGGTCTCAAAGGTGCAGATCTACCCAAACAGCTTTTTTC CATCACAGGGTTTGTTTCTCAGGGTGACCATGGTGTTGGGAGAAGTGCCACCGACAGGCAGTTCTTTTTCATCAACAGCCGGCCATGCGACCCCCTGAAG GTGACCAAAGTGGTGAATGAGGTGTATCATATGTATAACAGGCATCAGTATCCATTTGTTGCCTTGAACATAACAGTAGCATCAG AGTGTGTTGACGTGAATGTCACCCCAGACAAACGCCAGATCTTCCTACAGGAGGAAAAACTCTTGCTGGCTATTCTAAAGACTTCTCTCATCACTATGTATGAGGCTAGGGTCAACAAGATCAGCCTGAACAACACACCTATGCTCAGCACCA ATGCAACATCTACATCTGGACGTTGTCACATCAGCCTGCCTGATGAAAAGAAGGTTGAACCAGGAGAGAACATCCCATCTGTGGTTCCAAGTCCCAATTCATCCATAAACCTGGCCACTCTAAAAGCTGCCTTTTCAAACCATTACAGCCTCACTGCTAGAAATAAGCCAGGAGTGGAGAAACCTTCCAGCAGTGGTCCAGcacagaaaacactgcagactTTTTTTAAGGATTCTGTAAAACTTTCTTCATGCAACTCAAGTGTAAAATCTCATGTAAAATCCACAAAAGAGCTTGATAAATGCACTGCAGTGGGGAAGTCAGTGCTTGATGGGTTCAGATATGGAAGGGCGCACAGTGATACAGATTCTGAAAAAGACAGTGCTGTGGCCAGTTGTGCCCTTACCAAAGCAACACCAGAAGATCAGCATCCAGACATGGAGATCAACTGTCTTGAAGCAATGATTGACAGCAGCAgtgtaaaaaatgaaacatcagaTTGTTATACTATTCCTGAAGACCTGGAGTTACACAATGAAACATACACTTCTACTGAGGACTCTGCTGTGAGCCCAGAAGCAAAGAGAGCCAGGAAAGAAAAGCTACATTTCCCTACAGAACAAAAGGTGTTGAACACTTCCTCAACAGTGGATACCCCAGTTTGCCTGCAGAGGAGGACAGTACCTCTCACATTCTCCTTGGAAGAGCTGGCTGGTAAGATAAGTAGATTGCAGAACCAGCGGAAGCAGATGTTTAGTGATGAGTTATGCTACAGGCGCTTCAGGGCAAAGATCAACCCAGGAGAAAACCAAAGTGCTGAGGAGGAGCTCAAGAAAGAGATCAG TAAAGAAATGTTCAAAGAAATGGAGATCATTGGGCAATTTAACCTGGGCTTCATTATCACCAAACTCCACTCTGACATCTTCATGATAGACCAGCATGCAACAGATGAGAAATACAACTTTGAGATGCTACAGCAGCACACCATGCTCCAAGGGCAGAAACTCATTGT TCCACAGAAGCTTCACCTTACTGCGGTCAGTGAGAATGTACTCATAGAGAACATTGAGATATTCAGAAAGAATGGCTTTGAATTTCTGATTGATGAGGAGG CTCAGGTAATGGAGAGAGTTAAGCTGGTATCGTTGCCCACCAGTAAAAACTGGACATTTGGACCAGCTGACATTGAAGAGCTAATCTTCATGTTGAGCGACAGCCCAGGAGTCATGTGCCGACCATCCAGAGTCAGGCAGATGTTTGCTTCAAGAGCCTGCCGCAAATCT GTGATGATTGGCACTGCTCTGAGTGTGAGTGAGATGAAGAAGCTTGTGGCTCACATGGGGGAAATTGAACATCCGTGGAACTGTCCTCATGGCAGGCCAACCATGAGACACCTTGCTAACCTGGACATTATATCAAAGGACTGA
- the rsph10b gene encoding radial spoke head 10 homolog B, with the protein MPKETKQGKNDVDQLFNGVAKMRNTAGKETSVKLASCCESLCNLADVQYDPDREEQPESDGECKLPAILSVVIQSYDGETCEGQFHGEGSACFEEGHTYKGVFSKGLMDGPGVLTCAYGLKYEGGFVQNIPMGQGSYTWPDGSSYQGEVHRGIRHGTGTYKSSRNEMSYSGQWYQGKRHGKGTLYYNKDKTSWYKGDWVKNHREGWGVRCYPSGDIYSGEWKNNLRHGEGTMKWLKLGQKYDGNWQDGIQHGHGTHVWIVRRVNRSQSNRYEGDFVQGQRHGQGTFYYAGGAIYEGEWKNNKKHGQGKFTSKDGRVFEGEFVDDKMVTSYLDGNTGRFPLLGSDSTVGPTVTLNIQYLLTNFPEKKHATECQQVKFVLQRHDAELRSIYNCYSRLGCSTDYSLPLSRLQLWRLLKDCNIHHHGITLIQIDHFIREDLPSEEIHSPFTPFLLRNLLNYLVIVAYHIYNKQMVSQKNLLATCLSKLITDDILPNAKNVKGLLFSHPDLTGVAMNHMKRCWEVYQAYCEVSAASRDDTTITYRHLLWMLKDLHLLDHNLNTLRLLEIISADSCDPSNLSSCLDLKITFLEFFEVLLNCAEIKCQEEEDQPQTKSDTKTWSYPLEVDTSEKITMDSTSQSAGNSSAQEVGTQQEVDAKEDPRAAEHTGVRNNRMESKDCDMELRTKTIHQFLNNLFFPAFEHYQLVTRNMMEEKLKKEC; encoded by the exons ATGccaaaggaaacaaaacaaggtAAAAATGATGTCGATCAATTGTTCAACGGAGTCGCAAAGATGAGAAATAcagcaggaaaagaaacaagTGTAAAGTTGGCGAGCTGTTGTGAAAGTTTGTGTAATTTAGCGGATGTTCAATACGATCCAGACCGTGAGGAGCAGCCTGAGAGTGATGGCGAATGTAAACTCCCTGCAATTCTTAGCGTAGTTATACAGAG TTATGATGGGGAAACCTGTGAAGGGCAGTTTCATGGAGAAGGTTCCGCTTGTTTTGAAGAAGGCCATACATACAAG GGTGTGTTTTCCAAAGGTCTTATGGACGGACCCGGTGTCCTCACATGTGCATATGGACTGAAATACGAG GGGGGATTTGTGCAGAATATACCCATGGGCCAGGGATCCTACACCTGGCCAGATGGCAGCTCCTATCAGGGGGAAGTCCACCGTGGCATACGACATGGGACAGGAACCTACAAATCTTCCAGAAATGAAATGTCCTACAGTGGCCAGTGGTATCAGGGCAAAAGACATGGGAAG GGTACATTATATTATAACAAGGATAAGACCTCATGGTACAAAGGAGACTGGGTGAAGAACCACAGAGAGGGATGGGGAGTGAGATG CTACCCCTCTGGTGACATTTACTCTGGTGAGTGGAAGAATAACCTCAGACATGGGGAGGGCACTATGAAGTGGTTGAAACTCGGACAGAAGTATGACGGCAACTGGCAGGATGGAATACAG CATGGGCATGGCACACATGTCTGGATAGTAAGGCGAGTAAATAGATCCCAGAGCAATCGGTATGAGGGGGATTTTGTTCAGGGTCAGAGGCACGGGCAGGGAACTTTTTACTACGCTGGTGGTGCCATCTACGAAGGAGAGTGGAAGAACAATAAGAAACATGGGCAg GGCAAATTCACCTCCAAGGATGGGCGTGTATTTGAAGGAGAGTTTGTGGATGATAAGATGGTGACATCCTATTTGGATGGAAACACAG GGAGATTTCCACTGTTGGGCAGTGACTCTACAGTAGGACCAACTGTGACACTGAACATTCAGTATCTTCTTACCAACTTCCCTGAGAAGAAGCATGCCACAGAGTGCCAACAG GTAAAGTTTGTGCTGCAGAGACATGACGCAGAGTTGAGGTCTATCTATAACTGCTACAGCAGACTTGGCTGCTCAACAGATTACAGCCTCCCGCTGTCCCGTCTGCAGCTGTGGCGCCTGCTCAAAGACTGCAACATCCATCATCACGGCATTACTCTTATACAAATTGACCATTTTATCAGAG AAGATTTGCCTTCAGAGGAGATTCACTCTCCTTTCACCCCTTTCCTGCTTCGTAACCTCCTCAACTATCTTGTGATCGTGGCCTACCACATCTACAATAAACAGATGGT GTCACAAAAGAACCTTCTGGCGACCTGCTTATCCAAATTGATCACAGACGACATCCTTCCAAATGCTAAGAATGTAAAAG GCTTGCTGTTTAGCCACCCAGACCTTACAGGGGTGGCTATGAACCACATGAAGAGATGCTGGGAAGTATATCAGGCTTATTGTGAGGTCAGCGCAGCCTCCAGAGATGACACAACAATCACCTACCGACACCTCTTGTGGATGCTCAAG GATCTCCATCTATTGGACCACAATCTCAACACACTGAGGCTATTGGAGATCATTAGTGCAGACAGCTGTGACCCAAGCAACCTGTCCTCCTGCCTAGATTTGAAG aTCACATTCTTGGAGTTTTTTGAGGTTCTGTTGAACTGCGCAGAAATTAAATGTCAGGAAGAAGAGGACCAACCCCAGACCAAATCTGACACCAAGACCTGGAGTTACCCCCTGGAGGTGGATACCAGTGAGAAAATTACAATGGACAGCACCTCCCAATCA GCTGGGAATAGCAGTGCTCAGGAGGTTGGCACTCAACAAGAAGTCGATGCCAAAGAAGATCCTCGAGCTGCAG AGCACACTGGTGTACGTAACAACAGAATGGAGTCCAAAGACTGTGACATGGAACTTCGGACAAAAACTATTCATCAATTCTTGAACAATCTTTTCTTCCCAGCATTTGAACATTATCAGTTAGTGACCAGAAACATGATGGAGGAGAAACTCAAAAAGGAATGCTAG